One segment of Thermococcus sp. AM4 DNA contains the following:
- a CDS encoding CDC48 family AAA ATPase, which yields MIFGRGEENVDEIKLRVAEALKVDVGRGIVRFDKQYQRKLGVGTGDIVELIGSRSTAAIVANAHPDDRGLDIIRMDGYIRKNAGVSIGDYVTVRKAQVQEAKKVVLAPAQKGVILQIPGDIVKQNLLGRPVVKGDIVVASSRGETGYYGSPLDDLIRGLFEAMPIGFGELKFVVVSTVPKGIVQITYNTEVEVLPQAVEVREESIPEVTYEDIGGLSDAIQKIREMVELPLKHPELFERLGIEPPKGVLLYGPPGTGKTLLAKAVANEANAHFIAINGPEIMSKFYGESEERLREIFKEAEENAPSIIFIDEIDAIAPKREEVVGEVEKRVVSQLLTLMDGLKGRGKVIVIAATNRPDAIDPALRRPGRFDREIEVGVPDKQGRKEILQIHTRGMPLEPSFDKEEVLAVLEELARRGGKFAEEVGKLKPLVEAAQSGREIKEILKGSGELYSEVKAKLIDRMLDRIADRTHGFVGADLAALAREAAMVVLRRLIQEGKVSPEQERIPPEVLQELRVREEDFYEALKMVEPSALREVLIEVPNVRWDDIGGLEDVKQELREAVEWPLKYPKAFERLGITPPKGILLYGPPGTGKTLLAKAVANESEANFIAIRGPEVLSKWVGETEKRIREIFRKARQAAPTVVFIDEIDAIAPARGSYEGGRHLDTLINQLLTEMDGIQENSGVVVIGATNRPDIIDPALLRPGRFDRLILVPAPDEKARLEIFKVHTRRVPLAEDVNLEELAKKTEGYSGADIEALVREAALIALRRAVSRLPRDVVEKQSEEFLESLKVSRKDFEMALKKVRPSITPYMVDYYRNFEESRRRRDRGEGKGVDYYTF from the coding sequence GTGATCTTTGGAAGGGGCGAGGAGAACGTGGATGAAATAAAGCTCAGGGTTGCAGAGGCCCTGAAGGTGGACGTGGGCAGGGGAATAGTCAGGTTCGACAAGCAGTACCAGCGGAAGCTCGGCGTCGGTACCGGCGACATAGTCGAGCTCATAGGTTCGCGCTCAACCGCCGCGATAGTGGCCAACGCCCACCCCGACGACAGGGGTCTCGATATAATAAGGATGGACGGTTACATCAGGAAGAACGCCGGAGTAAGCATAGGCGACTACGTGACGGTGAGGAAGGCGCAGGTCCAGGAGGCGAAGAAGGTCGTCCTCGCGCCGGCCCAGAAGGGCGTCATACTCCAGATACCCGGCGACATCGTCAAGCAGAACCTCCTCGGGAGGCCGGTCGTGAAAGGGGACATAGTGGTCGCGAGCAGCAGGGGTGAGACCGGTTACTACGGAAGTCCGCTCGATGACCTCATCAGGGGCCTCTTCGAGGCCATGCCGATCGGCTTCGGCGAGCTGAAGTTCGTTGTGGTGAGCACCGTCCCCAAGGGCATAGTCCAGATAACCTACAACACCGAGGTTGAGGTTCTCCCGCAGGCGGTTGAGGTGAGGGAGGAGAGCATCCCCGAGGTTACCTACGAGGACATCGGCGGCCTGAGCGACGCAATACAGAAGATCCGCGAGATGGTCGAGCTGCCCCTCAAGCACCCGGAGCTCTTCGAGAGGCTTGGAATAGAGCCGCCCAAGGGGGTTCTCCTCTACGGTCCGCCGGGAACCGGTAAGACCCTCCTCGCCAAGGCGGTGGCGAACGAGGCAAACGCACACTTCATAGCCATCAACGGGCCGGAGATAATGAGCAAGTTCTACGGCGAGAGCGAGGAGAGGCTGAGGGAGATCTTCAAGGAGGCCGAGGAAAACGCCCCGAGCATCATCTTCATCGATGAGATTGACGCGATAGCTCCGAAGAGGGAGGAGGTTGTTGGAGAGGTCGAGAAGAGGGTTGTAAGCCAGTTACTCACGCTGATGGACGGCCTGAAGGGCAGGGGCAAGGTGATAGTGATAGCGGCCACCAACAGGCCCGACGCGATTGACCCGGCTTTGAGGAGACCTGGAAGGTTTGACAGGGAGATAGAGGTCGGCGTTCCGGACAAGCAGGGCAGGAAGGAGATACTCCAGATACACACCAGGGGAATGCCGCTGGAGCCTTCATTCGACAAGGAGGAAGTCCTCGCGGTCCTTGAAGAGCTCGCAAGGCGGGGCGGTAAGTTCGCCGAGGAAGTTGGAAAACTGAAGCCCCTCGTTGAGGCCGCCCAGAGCGGGAGGGAGATCAAGGAGATCCTGAAGGGAAGCGGCGAGCTCTACTCCGAGGTCAAGGCGAAGCTGATAGACAGAATGCTCGACAGGATAGCGGACAGAACGCACGGCTTCGTTGGAGCCGACTTAGCGGCTCTGGCGAGAGAGGCGGCGATGGTCGTCCTCAGGAGGCTCATCCAGGAGGGCAAGGTGAGCCCGGAGCAGGAGCGCATTCCCCCGGAGGTTCTGCAGGAGCTCAGGGTTCGCGAGGAGGACTTCTACGAGGCCCTCAAGATGGTCGAGCCATCGGCGCTCAGGGAGGTTCTCATAGAGGTTCCAAACGTCCGCTGGGACGACATAGGGGGCCTCGAAGACGTCAAGCAGGAGCTCAGGGAGGCGGTGGAGTGGCCGCTCAAGTATCCCAAGGCCTTCGAGAGGCTCGGCATAACCCCGCCGAAGGGAATACTCCTCTACGGTCCGCCCGGGACGGGTAAGACGCTCCTTGCAAAGGCGGTGGCGAACGAGAGCGAGGCCAACTTCATAGCGATTAGAGGGCCAGAAGTGCTGAGCAAGTGGGTCGGCGAGACAGAGAAGAGGATAAGGGAGATATTCCGGAAGGCGAGACAGGCTGCTCCGACGGTCGTCTTCATCGACGAGATCGACGCGATAGCTCCGGCGAGGGGAAGCTACGAGGGCGGAAGGCACCTCGACACCCTGATCAATCAGCTGTTGACTGAGATGGATGGTATTCAGGAGAACAGTGGTGTGGTTGTCATCGGTGCCACCAACAGGCCGGACATCATTGACCCGGCCCTGCTGAGGCCCGGGCGCTTTGACAGGCTGATACTCGTGCCGGCACCGGACGAGAAGGCCAGGCTGGAGATATTCAAGGTGCACACGAGGCGCGTTCCCTTGGCGGAAGATGTCAACCTCGAGGAGCTGGCAAAGAAAACGGAAGGATATTCGGGAGCAGACATAGAGGCCCTGGTCAGGGAGGCGGCGCTGATAGCCCTCAGAAGGGCCGTTTCGAGGCTTCCAAGGGACGTGGTGGAGAAGCAGAGCGAAGAGTTCCTGGAGAGCCTCAAGGTTTCGAGGAAGGACTTCGAGATGGCTCTCAAGAAGGTCAGGCCCAGCATAACGCCCTACATGGTCGATTACTACCGGAACTTCGAGGAGAGCAGGAGGAGAAGGGACAGGGGAGAGGGCAAGGGAGTGGACTACTACACCTTCTGA
- the udp gene encoding uridine phosphorylase, whose translation MVEKFISAERPQTEEGYQYHIACKPGDVARYVLLPGDPERVPKISSLWDEAKEIAFHREYRTHTGRYKGVPISVTSTGIGGPSTAIAIEELAAIGADTFIRVGSTGAIQPGMEIGDLIIAKAAVRLEGTSKQYVRVEYPAVADLEVTLALIEAAESLGVRYHIGITASTDSFYLGQGRPGLNGYFPSFAKNLVDDLRQANVTNFEMEAATLYTLANIYGLRAGCVCAVFANRVTNEFGKAGEKEAALVASEAVKILAEWDEEKEKKGKKVWFPGLRG comes from the coding sequence ATGGTGGAGAAGTTCATTTCAGCCGAGAGGCCGCAGACCGAGGAAGGCTACCAGTACCACATAGCCTGCAAGCCCGGCGACGTCGCGCGCTACGTTCTCCTGCCGGGCGACCCGGAGAGGGTTCCGAAGATAAGCTCCCTGTGGGACGAAGCTAAGGAGATAGCCTTCCACCGCGAGTACAGAACGCACACCGGCAGATACAAGGGCGTTCCAATAAGCGTCACCTCGACGGGAATAGGCGGGCCCTCGACCGCCATCGCCATCGAGGAGCTCGCGGCGATAGGGGCTGACACCTTCATAAGGGTGGGCTCCACCGGCGCAATCCAGCCGGGGATGGAGATAGGCGACCTGATTATAGCCAAGGCCGCCGTGAGGCTTGAGGGAACCTCAAAGCAGTACGTCCGCGTTGAATACCCGGCCGTTGCGGACCTTGAGGTGACGCTCGCGCTTATCGAGGCTGCCGAGAGCTTGGGCGTTAGATACCACATCGGCATCACGGCCTCGACGGACAGCTTCTACCTCGGCCAGGGCAGGCCGGGTCTGAACGGCTACTTCCCAAGCTTCGCAAAGAATTTAGTCGATGACCTCAGGCAGGCCAACGTCACGAACTTCGAGATGGAGGCGGCCACGCTCTACACCCTCGCCAACATCTACGGGCTCAGGGCCGGCTGCGTCTGCGCCGTCTTCGCGAACCGCGTTACGAACGAGTTCGGAAAGGCCGGTGAGAAGGAAGCGGCTTTGGTGGCGAGCGAGGCTGTGAAGATACTCGCCGAGTGGGACGAGGAGAAGGAAAAGAAAGGAAAGAAGGTATGGTTCCCCGGGCTGAGGGGTTGA
- a CDS encoding pyridoxal-phosphate dependent enzyme: MLRCSRCGRTYPETFRLTCNCGGTLLVERDLKAFTPEPFLDVRRYRRHLPVNGVVVPVPAVTPVSGLEINGVRAFFKLEYLQPSGSFKDRGTWVTVSKLLDEGITEVVLDSSGNAALSFALYGLANGIRVHAFVSYDTSPGKLSLLQGLGAVVHYVDGDRMAVHERAVEFSERSGVTYVSHWLNPYFLEGTKTIAFELYEQLGVPDWILAPTGSRTLFLGLWKGFSELKAMGKLVDFQGSSRFRLPATRASASARQ; the protein is encoded by the coding sequence ATGCTGCGCTGTTCCCGTTGCGGGAGAACTTATCCAGAAACCTTTCGCCTTACCTGCAACTGCGGGGGAACGCTTCTCGTTGAGCGGGACTTAAAGGCATTCACACCGGAGCCGTTCCTTGACGTGAGGCGCTACCGCAGGCATCTGCCCGTTAACGGGGTAGTCGTCCCAGTTCCAGCGGTTACGCCTGTAAGCGGGCTCGAAATCAACGGCGTTAGGGCCTTCTTTAAGCTCGAGTACCTCCAGCCGAGCGGTTCATTCAAGGACAGGGGCACCTGGGTTACGGTTTCAAAGTTGCTCGACGAGGGCATCACAGAGGTCGTCCTCGATAGCTCCGGCAACGCCGCGCTGAGCTTCGCGCTCTACGGTCTTGCAAATGGAATCCGCGTTCATGCCTTCGTCTCCTACGATACGAGTCCCGGCAAGCTCTCGCTCCTCCAGGGGCTCGGTGCTGTTGTTCACTACGTTGACGGCGACAGAATGGCCGTCCACGAGCGCGCGGTCGAGTTCTCCGAGCGGAGCGGAGTTACCTACGTCTCCCACTGGCTCAACCCCTACTTCCTGGAGGGCACTAAGACAATCGCCTTTGAGCTTTACGAGCAACTCGGCGTTCCCGACTGGATTCTTGCCCCAACCGGAAGCAGAACCCTCTTCCTTGGCCTCTGGAAGGGCTTTTCCGAGCTAAAAGCGATGGGGAAATTGGTAGACTTCCAAGGCTCGTCGCGGTTCAGGCTTCCGGCTACGAGAGCCTCTGCGAGCGCTCGGCAGTGA
- a CDS encoding ATP-binding protein encodes MKKQKRKHYFDQRPRKSRKDLFGRDYELEQLMGAMEAGSWAVILGPRMVGKTSLAWAAASEFSEKNDYQVVFVDLRTARTSRRATEKILGKMPASTIKRLSKYLSEVRVHASGIGATLKLKEYAPAKHALEDALLSVENTVLILDEIQNVTQGVESMLGALGTAFNENDSLLILFTGSYAGVVRKLLRQGHRDSLFGRIPFEITLHPWPEWKAAEFLENGFRGCGVPFNEREIASTIHSLGTLPGWLNLYGLRRCLGLPHENAVKVVFEKAVREAEKELENLLKGRSQKARLVVKKLAYGATWSELERTGISKDSLHRLLNALINELFIVEKDEVGVYRFTDPVYRYTAERLGLNQL; translated from the coding sequence ATGAAAAAACAAAAACGCAAACACTATTTTGACCAGAGACCACGAAAGAGCAGAAAAGACCTTTTTGGGAGAGATTATGAACTTGAACAGTTGATGGGTGCAATGGAAGCCGGGAGCTGGGCCGTAATACTCGGTCCTCGGATGGTCGGGAAAACAAGCCTCGCATGGGCGGCCGCTTCGGAATTTAGCGAGAAAAATGACTATCAAGTTGTATTCGTGGACCTGAGAACTGCCCGAACTTCACGGAGGGCCACTGAGAAAATCCTCGGGAAAATGCCGGCTTCAACAATCAAGAGACTGTCGAAGTACCTTTCGGAGGTGAGGGTGCACGCCAGCGGAATCGGGGCGACCCTGAAGTTGAAGGAGTATGCCCCGGCAAAACACGCCCTTGAGGATGCCCTCTTAAGCGTCGAGAACACCGTCCTCATACTCGACGAGATTCAAAACGTGACACAGGGAGTGGAGAGTATGCTCGGTGCATTGGGAACAGCCTTCAACGAAAACGACTCCCTTCTCATTCTGTTTACCGGTTCCTATGCCGGAGTCGTCAGAAAACTACTTCGCCAGGGACATAGAGACAGCCTGTTCGGTAGAATTCCCTTCGAAATAACGCTTCACCCATGGCCGGAGTGGAAGGCGGCAGAGTTCCTTGAGAACGGGTTCAGGGGGTGTGGAGTGCCCTTCAACGAAAGGGAAATCGCATCGACAATCCATAGCTTGGGAACACTCCCTGGATGGCTCAATCTCTACGGTCTCAGAAGATGCCTCGGATTGCCCCACGAAAATGCAGTCAAAGTCGTTTTCGAGAAAGCGGTCAGGGAAGCGGAGAAAGAGCTGGAAAACTTGCTCAAGGGGAGGAGTCAAAAAGCAAGGCTCGTTGTGAAGAAGCTCGCATACGGGGCAACGTGGAGTGAGCTTGAAAGAACGGGAATATCGAAGGACAGCCTTCACCGCCTCCTCAACGCATTGATCAACGAACTGTTCATAGTGGAAAAAGATGAAGTGGGCGTATATCGGTTCACAGACCCTGTTTACAGGTACACAGCGGAAAGACTTGGACTAAATCAGCTCTAA
- a CDS encoding MEMO1 family protein: MIRYPAVAGSFYPADEELVLMLERFFSDLGEEGSERRITAGVAPHAGYIFSGYTASRTYKAIFEDGLPETFVILGPNHTGLGSPIAVYPEGEWLTPLGSIEVDAEMAKEIAKLSGIADLDDLAHKYEHSIEVQVPFIQYLAELAGKEVRIVPITLGIQDEEVSRALGKAIFEASEELGRDVVVIASTDFMHYGPAYGYVPFRARADELPHRIKEWDFRLIRRILDFDVDGLFRELREMRHTMCGPGAVGTAIVYSRLAGALEAELLHYTTSYEVSRSTEAIVGYASIVMRR; encoded by the coding sequence ATGATAAGGTACCCAGCAGTAGCGGGAAGCTTCTATCCTGCCGACGAGGAGCTCGTGCTCATGCTCGAGAGGTTCTTCAGCGACCTCGGCGAGGAGGGAAGCGAGAGACGGATAACCGCCGGAGTGGCACCCCACGCGGGCTACATCTTCTCGGGCTATACGGCATCGAGGACATACAAGGCCATCTTCGAGGACGGCCTGCCGGAAACCTTCGTAATCCTCGGGCCCAATCATACAGGCCTCGGCTCGCCGATAGCGGTCTATCCCGAGGGTGAGTGGCTGACCCCGCTCGGGAGCATCGAGGTCGATGCCGAGATGGCAAAGGAGATAGCGAAGCTCTCCGGAATAGCTGATTTAGACGACCTCGCCCACAAGTACGAGCACTCCATCGAGGTTCAGGTGCCCTTCATCCAGTACCTTGCCGAGCTCGCGGGGAAAGAGGTCCGGATCGTTCCCATAACCCTCGGCATTCAGGACGAAGAAGTTTCGAGGGCCCTCGGAAAAGCAATATTCGAGGCGAGCGAGGAACTCGGCAGGGACGTCGTGGTAATAGCGAGCACGGACTTCATGCACTACGGCCCGGCCTACGGCTACGTGCCCTTCAGAGCCAGGGCCGACGAGCTCCCGCACAGGATAAAGGAGTGGGACTTCAGGCTGATACGGAGAATCCTCGACTTCGACGTTGATGGTCTCTTCAGGGAGCTCCGCGAGATGAGGCACACGATGTGCGGCCCCGGGGCCGTTGGAACTGCCATCGTTTACTCCCGCCTCGCAGGGGCGCTTGAGGCTGAGCTTTTGCACTACACGACGAGCTACGAGGTCAGCAGGAGCACCGAGGCGATAGTCGGCTACGCGAGCATCGTGATGAGGAGGTGA
- a CDS encoding nucleotidyltransferase domain-containing protein: protein MNLDDAVRKILQLGGDRVKFIILFGSRARGEARKDSDVDLCVYYEGTPKEAFEFRMHVLGVLPEEYDVQIFQLLPVYLRKECLRGKVLFCRDETFLYDLAYETIKEWEDFKRYYYDYLGLEAIE, encoded by the coding sequence ATGAACCTCGACGATGCCGTGAGAAAAATCCTCCAGCTCGGCGGCGACCGGGTGAAGTTCATCATCCTCTTCGGCTCCCGCGCGAGGGGCGAGGCGAGGAAGGACAGCGACGTCGATTTGTGCGTCTACTACGAGGGCACTCCCAAGGAGGCCTTTGAGTTCAGGATGCACGTTCTCGGGGTTCTCCCAGAGGAATACGACGTCCAGATTTTCCAGCTCCTCCCAGTCTATCTCAGAAAGGAGTGCCTCAGAGGAAAGGTTCTCTTCTGCAGGGACGAGACGTTCCTCTACGACCTCGCCTACGAGACGATAAAGGAGTGGGAGGACTTCAAGCGCTACTACTACGACTACCTCGGCCTGGAGGCGATAGAATGA
- a CDS encoding DUF86 domain-containing protein, producing the protein MRIELIRSKLEEVMESLRLVEENLPDDFETFESLGLIKDGIYKRIEFAIQNVIDICAIINSDLRLAMPEREEDVFEGLVRAGIIPREMAEKLRLMKGFRNILVHRYGRINDELAFEVLHEHLGDIYEFVELIEKFLEG; encoded by the coding sequence ATGAGGATTGAGCTCATACGCTCAAAGCTTGAGGAGGTAATGGAGAGCTTAAGGCTCGTTGAGGAGAACCTACCCGATGACTTTGAGACCTTTGAGTCCCTTGGGCTCATCAAGGATGGGATATACAAGAGGATTGAGTTTGCAATCCAGAACGTCATCGACATCTGCGCGATAATAAACTCCGACCTGAGGCTCGCGATGCCCGAAAGGGAGGAGGACGTTTTTGAGGGGCTGGTAAGAGCGGGGATAATCCCTCGGGAAATGGCCGAGAAGCTCAGGCTCATGAAAGGCTTTCGAAACATCCTCGTCCACAGATATGGGCGAATAAACGACGAGCTTGCCTTCGAGGTCCTTCACGAGCATTTGGGAGATATCTACGAGTTCGTTGAGCTGATAGAGAAATTTTTGGAGGGTTAA